Proteins encoded in a region of the Prochlorothrix hollandica PCC 9006 = CALU 1027 genome:
- the gltB gene encoding glutamate synthase large subunit, which translates to MTMNSKHTVPAANVPAGFPGQPWLVEERDACGVGFIADQQGHPSHDLVQKALIGLGCMEHRGGCSADRDSGDGSGILCGIPWDLLGAELALDPTAIAAERVALGMFFLPQDEQQRHICIAATEAETAHLGLTFLTWRSVPINPDVLGTQARANQPHMAQCLILSSDRSGDDLEQVLFRLRRRIGNTVSETFAAQGFSAQRDDFYPCSLSCRTVVYKGMVRGEVLGQFYQDLQNPAFTSVFAVYHRRFSTNTLPKWPLAQPMRLLGHNGEINTLLGNINWMRARQSSLSHPLWGETIADLLPIVKLDNSDSATLDNVAELLVRSGRSPMETLMIMVPEAFRNQPDLADHPEITDFYEYYNGIQEPWDGPALLAFSDGKVVGATLDRNGLRPARYTITASGYITVASEAGVVDLEPETVIEKGRLGPGQMIAFDLRSHQILKNWDLKQTIAQAQPYGTWLQAHQHPISSQGFPTAPSLSSETLLTHQSAFGYTAEDVDMVIETMASQGKEPTFCMGDDIPLAVLSAKPHLLYDYFKQRFAQVTNPAIDPLRENLVMSLRVRLGQQYNLLQPGEVDARKIALESPILNETELALIQGSPFSTTTLSTLYPLSAGPEGLQGAVDNLCAAAAAAIAAGHEILVLSDRADTGINADTTYIPPLMAVGAVHHYLIHAGLRLKASLVVDTAQCWSTHHFACLLGYGANAVLPYLALETVRQWWHLPRTQTLMTRDKLPQVTLEEAQVNFRKAVEAGLFKILSKMGISLLASYQAAQVFEAIGIGTDLLELAFKGTASRLGGLRIVDLAQETLGFHASAFPELNRQKLDNLGFIQYRPGGEYHMNSPEMSKALHKAIKNGRNIDHYSLYKTYLQDRPVTALRDLLTFGGDRPPLALEEVEPVESIVARFCTGGMSLGALSREAHETLAIAMNRLGGKSNSGEGGEDPVRYTVLDHVDSEGNSAVLPHLHGLRNGDTANSAIKQVASGRFGVTPEYLMSAQQIEIKVSQGAKPGEGGQLPGTKVSAYIAFLRNAKAGVPLISPPPHHDIYSIEDLAQLIFDLHQINPQARVSVKLVSEVGIGTVAAGVAKANADIIQISGHDGGTGASPLSSIKHAGSPWELGLTEVHRALMDNQLRDRVLLRVDGGLKTGWDVVMGALMGAEEFGFGSIAMIAEGCIMARICHTNNCPVGVATQQEKLRLRFTGVPDHVVNFFYLIGEEVRSILASLGYRQLADITGRADLLAVRPDVQLTKTPGLNLDCLTQLPDTRHDRTWLDHGEVHGNGPVLDDEILADPQLQETIASHGTYQRSYPVVNTDRSLGARLAGFIAQRYGNHGFKGQIALTFQGSVGQSFGALNLDGVSLHLEGEANDYVGKSMNGGEIVIKPPAAATFDPAHNVILGNTCLYGATGGVLFAQGQAGERFGVRNSKGQAVVEGTGDHCCEYMTGGVIVVLGRVGRNVGAGMTGGLAYVLDELGNFPDRVNREIVAVQRVRTAAGEAQLKALIQAHGDRTGSPKAQAILADWATYLPQFWQVVPPSESGSPEANPQATVDSANAALASV; encoded by the coding sequence ATGACTATGAACTCAAAGCACACTGTGCCCGCTGCTAACGTTCCGGCTGGTTTCCCAGGTCAACCTTGGTTGGTGGAAGAGCGGGATGCCTGTGGGGTGGGTTTCATCGCTGATCAGCAGGGTCACCCCAGCCACGACCTGGTGCAAAAAGCCTTGATTGGCCTGGGGTGCATGGAACACCGGGGCGGCTGTAGCGCCGATCGCGACTCTGGGGATGGTTCCGGTATCCTCTGTGGCATTCCCTGGGATCTCCTGGGGGCAGAGCTGGCCCTGGACCCGACGGCGATCGCCGCTGAGCGGGTAGCCCTGGGCATGTTTTTCCTGCCCCAGGATGAGCAGCAACGGCACATCTGCATCGCCGCCACGGAAGCAGAAACCGCCCACCTGGGGCTAACATTTCTGACCTGGCGATCGGTGCCCATTAACCCCGATGTCCTGGGCACCCAAGCCCGCGCCAACCAGCCCCACATGGCCCAATGCCTGATCCTTAGCTCCGATCGCAGCGGCGATGACCTGGAGCAGGTGCTGTTTCGTCTGCGGCGGCGCATTGGCAATACGGTCTCCGAAACCTTTGCGGCCCAGGGTTTCAGCGCCCAGCGGGATGACTTTTACCCCTGCTCCCTCTCCTGTCGCACCGTCGTTTATAAAGGCATGGTGCGGGGGGAAGTCTTGGGACAGTTTTACCAAGATTTGCAGAATCCCGCCTTTACCAGTGTCTTTGCGGTGTATCACCGCCGTTTCAGCACCAATACCCTGCCCAAGTGGCCCCTAGCTCAGCCCATGCGCCTCCTGGGCCATAACGGCGAAATCAACACCCTCCTCGGCAACATTAACTGGATGCGGGCGCGGCAATCCAGCCTCAGCCATCCCCTGTGGGGCGAGACCATTGCCGATCTGCTGCCCATCGTCAAACTGGATAACAGCGATTCGGCCACCTTGGATAACGTGGCTGAGCTGCTGGTGCGATCGGGGCGTAGCCCCATGGAAACCCTGATGATCATGGTGCCGGAAGCCTTCCGCAACCAGCCCGATTTGGCGGATCATCCCGAAATCACCGACTTCTATGAATATTACAACGGCATCCAAGAACCCTGGGATGGTCCCGCGTTGTTGGCCTTTAGTGATGGCAAAGTGGTGGGGGCCACCCTCGATCGCAACGGCCTTCGTCCCGCCCGCTACACCATCACCGCCTCTGGCTATATCACCGTGGCCTCGGAAGCCGGGGTGGTGGATCTTGAACCGGAAACCGTCATCGAAAAGGGTCGCCTCGGTCCCGGTCAAATGATTGCCTTTGATCTGCGATCGCACCAAATCCTCAAAAACTGGGATCTAAAACAGACCATTGCCCAAGCTCAACCCTATGGCACCTGGCTCCAGGCCCACCAGCACCCCATTAGTTCCCAAGGCTTCCCCACCGCCCCCAGCCTCAGCAGCGAAACCCTCCTGACCCACCAAAGCGCCTTTGGCTACACCGCCGAAGATGTAGATATGGTCATCGAGACTATGGCCAGCCAGGGCAAGGAACCCACCTTCTGCATGGGGGATGATATTCCCCTGGCGGTGCTGTCCGCCAAGCCCCACCTGCTCTATGACTACTTCAAGCAGCGCTTTGCCCAGGTCACCAATCCCGCCATTGATCCCCTGCGGGAAAACCTGGTGATGTCCCTGCGGGTGCGGTTGGGGCAACAATACAACCTCCTGCAACCTGGGGAGGTCGATGCCCGCAAGATCGCCCTGGAGTCCCCCATCCTCAATGAGACCGAACTGGCCTTAATCCAAGGCTCCCCCTTCTCCACCACCACCCTGTCCACCCTCTACCCCCTCAGCGCTGGACCGGAGGGACTCCAGGGAGCCGTGGACAATCTCTGTGCAGCCGCCGCCGCCGCTATTGCAGCGGGCCATGAGATTCTGGTGTTGAGCGATCGCGCCGATACGGGCATTAATGCCGACACCACCTACATTCCCCCCCTGATGGCGGTGGGAGCCGTCCACCATTACCTGATCCATGCTGGACTGCGCCTCAAAGCGTCCCTGGTGGTGGACACGGCCCAGTGTTGGAGCACCCACCATTTCGCCTGTCTCCTGGGCTATGGAGCCAATGCGGTGTTGCCCTACTTGGCCTTGGAAACCGTGCGCCAGTGGTGGCACCTGCCCCGCACCCAAACCCTGATGACCCGCGATAAGCTGCCCCAGGTGACCCTAGAGGAAGCCCAGGTTAACTTCCGCAAAGCCGTGGAAGCCGGTCTCTTTAAGATCCTCTCCAAAATGGGCATTTCCCTGTTGGCCAGCTACCAAGCCGCCCAGGTCTTTGAGGCCATCGGCATTGGCACCGATCTGCTGGAGTTGGCCTTTAAGGGAACCGCCTCCCGCCTGGGGGGACTGCGCATCGTCGATTTGGCCCAGGAAACCCTGGGATTCCACGCCAGCGCCTTCCCGGAACTAAACCGCCAAAAGTTGGATAATTTAGGCTTTATTCAGTACCGTCCTGGGGGCGAGTACCACATGAACAGCCCTGAAATGTCCAAGGCTCTCCACAAAGCCATTAAAAATGGCCGCAATATCGATCACTACAGCCTCTATAAAACCTATCTCCAGGATCGCCCCGTAACGGCCCTGCGGGATCTGCTCACCTTTGGGGGCGATCGCCCGCCCCTGGCCTTGGAGGAAGTGGAGCCGGTGGAGTCGATCGTGGCCCGCTTCTGTACCGGGGGCATGTCCCTGGGAGCCTTGTCCCGGGAAGCCCATGAAACCCTGGCCATCGCCATGAATCGCCTGGGGGGTAAATCCAACTCTGGGGAAGGGGGCGAGGATCCCGTGCGCTATACGGTGCTGGACCATGTGGACAGTGAGGGCAATTCTGCGGTGTTGCCCCACCTCCACGGCCTGCGCAACGGAGACACCGCCAACTCCGCCATTAAACAGGTGGCTTCGGGGCGCTTTGGGGTCACCCCAGAGTATTTGATGAGTGCCCAGCAAATTGAGATCAAAGTCTCCCAAGGGGCCAAGCCGGGGGAAGGGGGGCAATTGCCCGGTACCAAGGTCAGCGCCTACATCGCCTTTTTGCGCAATGCCAAGGCGGGGGTGCCCCTGATTTCCCCCCCACCCCACCACGACATCTATTCCATTGAGGATTTGGCCCAGTTAATTTTTGACCTGCACCAAATTAATCCCCAGGCACGGGTTTCCGTCAAATTGGTGTCGGAGGTGGGCATTGGCACGGTGGCGGCAGGGGTGGCGAAGGCTAACGCCGACATTATCCAAATTTCGGGCCATGACGGCGGCACAGGCGCGTCCCCCCTCAGTTCCATTAAGCACGCCGGCAGCCCCTGGGAACTGGGGTTAACGGAGGTGCACCGGGCACTGATGGACAACCAACTGCGCGATCGGGTGCTGCTGCGGGTGGATGGTGGCCTGAAAACGGGCTGGGATGTGGTCATGGGTGCCCTGATGGGGGCAGAGGAGTTCGGCTTTGGCTCCATCGCCATGATTGCGGAAGGGTGCATTATGGCCCGCATCTGCCACACCAATAACTGCCCCGTGGGAGTAGCCACCCAACAGGAGAAGCTGCGGCTGCGCTTTACGGGGGTGCCGGACCATGTGGTCAACTTCTTTTATTTGATTGGGGAGGAGGTGCGCAGTATTCTGGCCAGCCTGGGGTATCGCCAGTTGGCGGACATCACCGGACGGGCCGATCTGCTGGCGGTGCGTCCCGATGTGCAACTGACCAAAACCCCCGGTCTGAACCTGGACTGCCTGACCCAGTTGCCCGACACCCGCCACGATCGCACCTGGCTCGACCATGGGGAAGTCCATGGCAATGGCCCGGTGTTGGATGATGAAATCTTGGCGGATCCCCAGCTACAGGAGACCATCGCCAGCCATGGTACCTATCAGCGATCGTATCCGGTGGTTAATACCGATCGCAGCCTGGGGGCGCGGTTAGCCGGGTTCATTGCCCAGCGCTACGGCAACCATGGCTTTAAGGGGCAGATTGCCCTCACCTTCCAGGGCAGTGTCGGCCAAAGTTTTGGAGCCTTGAACCTGGATGGGGTTAGCCTCCACCTGGAAGGGGAAGCCAATGACTATGTGGGCAAAAGCATGAATGGGGGCGAGATTGTGATCAAACCCCCCGCTGCTGCCACCTTTGACCCGGCCCACAATGTAATTTTGGGCAACACCTGTCTGTATGGGGCCACGGGGGGCGTGCTCTTTGCCCAGGGCCAAGCCGGGGAACGCTTTGGGGTGCGCAACTCCAAGGGCCAAGCGGTGGTGGAAGGGACCGGAGACCACTGCTGCGAATATATGACCGGTGGGGTGATTGTGGTCTTGGGCCGGGTGGGCCGCAATGTGGGGGCCGGGATGACGGGCGGTTTAGCCTATGTCCTGGATGAGTTGGGGAATTTCCCCGATCGCGTCAACCGGGAAATCGTAGCGGTGCAACGGGTTCGCACTGCCGCCGGGGAAGCCCAGCTTAAAGCTCTGATCCAGGCCCACGGCGATCGGACCGGTAGCCCCAAGGCCCAGGCGATTCTGGCGGATTGGGCCACCTATTTGCCCCAGTTCTGGCAGGTGGTTCCCCCGTCGGAGTCCGGTTCCCCCGAAGCCAACCCCCAGGCCACGGTGGACAGCGCCAATGCAGCCCTAGCGTCGGTCTAG
- a CDS encoding phosphodiester glycosidase family protein produces MVRSLPRLSALILLSLGFTADISVSRHTLAQGGCEPTLRSRTAPALTDLVTYPQVPHVLGQGQRVCWNQTLLELPWFQWQDTNLASGATAPRIALVDWGISQLTGSAFPSSNNWQTQPLGPFPLGTQGNTQPLTLGVHLTPQYRYLDLAPLAQTLGATVQVEGDLLRLTVPPAQILALDISPPRTPIAPPPAPGTPPPDITPPSPALDTLVIGLDRPTPWHWGTAASPSLALEATATAPLPQDPRLTVTPRGNQVVLEFPQATRRPQVTALTDPPRLQIDFRETVPAPANPGLGPDRAIAWGPGLTWHQETLTLGSDRFPLQYLALDLPRPDRPSPLVLRPVWVGQDRGDRGLVGISPLLQLAQQTGVLAAINGTYFNRNTQMPLGAIRADGQWISGPILNRGVMAWDDTGSVAFGHALLTETVTLNPAGVSFPVLHLNSGYVKAGLSRYTAAWGATYTPLTDNETAVAVVGDRVQQIQRLGVAQGQSFPIPAQGYLLVARSYQTAANQFALQQTVTLRQALTPPDLSGYPHMLGAGPLLLQGGRSVLDGSAEQFSAAFLTQKAYRSAVGTTASGQLLWVTVQPQPGGSGSTLAQLVTLLQSLGVTDALNLDGGSSTSLYLGGQLVNRNPRTAARVHNGLGLFLVPAPSPIADP; encoded by the coding sequence ATGGTTCGATCGCTCCCCCGCCTCAGTGCCTTAATCCTCCTTAGCCTGGGGTTCACTGCCGATATCAGTGTATCCCGCCACACCTTAGCCCAGGGCGGCTGTGAACCCACCTTGCGATCCCGAACTGCCCCGGCCCTCACTGACCTCGTGACCTACCCGCAAGTCCCCCACGTTCTGGGTCAAGGGCAGCGGGTTTGCTGGAACCAGACCCTCCTGGAACTCCCCTGGTTTCAGTGGCAGGACACCAACCTCGCATCAGGGGCGACGGCCCCCCGCATCGCCCTGGTGGACTGGGGCATCAGCCAACTGACAGGATCGGCCTTCCCCAGCAGTAACAACTGGCAAACCCAGCCCTTAGGGCCGTTTCCCCTAGGGACTCAGGGGAATACCCAGCCTTTAACCTTAGGCGTTCATCTAACCCCCCAATACCGTTATCTGGATTTAGCACCCCTGGCCCAGACCCTGGGGGCTACCGTCCAGGTAGAGGGAGATTTGCTGCGGTTGACGGTGCCCCCTGCCCAGATCCTGGCCCTAGATATCAGTCCCCCCCGGACCCCGATCGCCCCACCCCCGGCTCCAGGGACACCCCCGCCTGATATCACCCCACCGTCCCCCGCCCTCGATACCCTGGTCATTGGCCTCGATCGCCCCACCCCCTGGCACTGGGGCACCGCTGCCAGCCCCAGCCTAGCCCTCGAAGCCACCGCCACCGCCCCCTTGCCCCAGGATCCCCGTCTGACCGTCACCCCCAGGGGTAATCAGGTGGTTCTAGAGTTTCCCCAGGCGACCCGCCGACCCCAGGTCACCGCCCTCACCGATCCGCCCCGGCTTCAGATCGACTTCCGGGAGACAGTGCCCGCCCCCGCCAACCCTGGGCTGGGTCCCGATCGCGCCATTGCCTGGGGACCGGGCCTGACCTGGCATCAGGAAACCCTGACCCTAGGCTCCGATCGCTTCCCCCTCCAGTACTTGGCCCTAGACCTGCCTCGCCCCGATCGCCCCTCACCCCTCGTGTTGCGTCCCGTCTGGGTCGGCCAGGATCGCGGCGATCGCGGCTTGGTCGGCATCAGCCCCCTGTTGCAACTGGCCCAACAAACCGGAGTCCTGGCCGCCATCAATGGCACCTACTTCAACCGCAATACCCAAATGCCCCTAGGAGCCATCCGTGCCGATGGCCAATGGATTTCCGGGCCGATCCTCAACCGGGGCGTGATGGCCTGGGACGATACGGGATCCGTGGCCTTTGGTCATGCCCTGCTCACGGAAACCGTGACCCTCAACCCGGCGGGGGTCAGCTTTCCCGTGCTCCATCTCAACAGCGGCTATGTGAAGGCGGGTCTCTCCCGCTATACCGCCGCCTGGGGGGCAACCTATACCCCCCTCACCGACAATGAAACCGCCGTGGCCGTGGTGGGCGATCGGGTGCAACAGATCCAGCGCCTGGGGGTGGCCCAGGGCCAGAGCTTCCCCATCCCAGCCCAGGGCTATCTGTTGGTGGCGCGATCGTACCAAACCGCCGCCAACCAGTTCGCCCTCCAGCAAACGGTGACCCTCCGCCAAGCCCTCACCCCGCCAGATTTGTCAGGATATCCTCACATGTTGGGGGCCGGTCCCCTGCTGCTCCAGGGAGGGCGATCGGTGTTGGATGGATCCGCCGAACAGTTCAGCGCAGCCTTCCTGACCCAGAAAGCCTACCGCAGCGCCGTGGGCACCACCGCCAGCGGCCAACTGCTGTGGGTCACCGTCCAGCCCCAACCGGGAGGTTCAGGGTCCACCTTGGCCCAACTGGTGACTCTGCTCCAAAGCCTGGGGGTCACCGATGCCCTCAACCTAGATGGGGGCAGTTCCACCAGCCTTTACCTGGGGGGACAACTGGTGAACCGCAACCCCCGCACCGCTGCACGGGTTCACAATGGTTTGGGGCTGTTTCTCGTACCCGCCCCCAGCCCGATCGCCGATCCCTAA
- a CDS encoding CASTOR/POLLUX-related putative ion channel — protein sequence MRSQRVSWQRRFQYKFDNFMSKGGWAVFLALVLGFILAFSLMGVVRYLSDLVFPNGYIRADDSLTGSVDSGELMWEVLVQLMGLRDSADDANFAARAVGVLTIFVGLILFSSLVAFITQEFETRVQQLKKGKSLVVEKNHTLILGFNDRLVDIIEELVIANESENDAVVVILSSEDKEEMDDFLRMKLGNLQTTRIVTRNGSITNIKNLHQVSITKARSVIILNDAKGSDPEEYKSLADSRVIKAILAIVAATSEVNQDPPPIVVELHANQYRRLAEQVAPGKVTTLNSADILARIMVQTSRCIGLSKVYLNLVGFTGHEFYFYQPEAGWQGLSFGELPFHFLGTVPLGVSSANGTLQLNPPTTYKMLASDKAVVLAEDDSAIRFESQAVMQPKLFDKSSLEKIRPLEFERHQIMGWSEKSLTALTEYAKYLGEGSEVCLVVGELTQDIQAACDQVAETYPKVIINIKEVNLVAIDLGCLKPYEYNSITILAGQGENSEEIDARTLTLLLELRQLCRNYTAKTGNPVTTELIAEIINSEDTELVIKAGVKDFILSTQFVSKILAQVSQEPEVMQIFQDMFSAEGSELYLKPFSLYIPDDQIVQGVTFGDCVAAAQSRNELAIGVAIAEDFSKPEKNFGIKLAPDLTTTIHLTPQDLLITLAEDQT from the coding sequence ATGCGATCTCAACGAGTTTCCTGGCAACGGCGTTTTCAATATAAGTTTGACAACTTCATGTCTAAGGGGGGCTGGGCGGTCTTTCTGGCCCTGGTCCTTGGGTTCATCCTGGCCTTTAGTTTAATGGGGGTCGTTCGTTATTTATCCGATCTAGTCTTTCCCAATGGCTATATCCGTGCTGACGATTCCCTCACGGGATCGGTGGACAGTGGTGAACTGATGTGGGAAGTTCTGGTGCAATTGATGGGATTGCGGGACAGCGCCGACGATGCCAACTTTGCAGCACGGGCGGTGGGGGTGCTGACCATCTTTGTGGGACTAATTCTATTTTCCAGCTTGGTCGCCTTCATTACCCAGGAATTTGAGACCCGTGTTCAGCAACTCAAAAAAGGCAAGAGTTTGGTGGTGGAGAAAAACCACACCCTGATCTTGGGCTTTAACGATCGCCTGGTGGACATTATCGAAGAACTGGTCATTGCCAATGAATCGGAAAACGATGCCGTGGTGGTGATTTTGTCCTCGGAAGATAAGGAGGAAATGGATGATTTCCTTCGCATGAAATTGGGCAACCTTCAAACAACCCGCATTGTTACCCGCAACGGCTCCATTACCAACATCAAAAATCTACATCAGGTCAGTATTACTAAGGCCCGATCGGTCATTATTCTCAATGATGCCAAAGGATCGGATCCAGAAGAGTACAAGTCCTTGGCAGATTCGCGGGTCATTAAGGCCATCTTGGCCATCGTCGCCGCCACCAGCGAAGTTAACCAAGACCCACCCCCCATTGTGGTGGAGTTACACGCCAATCAGTATCGTCGCCTCGCCGAACAGGTGGCTCCCGGCAAAGTCACCACCCTCAACTCTGCCGATATCCTGGCCCGGATTATGGTGCAAACCTCCCGCTGCATTGGCCTCTCCAAGGTGTACTTAAATCTGGTGGGCTTTACGGGCCATGAATTTTACTTCTACCAACCTGAGGCGGGTTGGCAGGGGCTGTCTTTTGGCGAACTGCCCTTCCATTTTTTGGGAACGGTGCCCCTAGGGGTGTCTAGTGCCAATGGTACCCTGCAATTAAATCCCCCCACCACCTATAAAATGCTGGCCAGTGATAAGGCCGTGGTGTTGGCCGAGGATGATTCAGCCATCCGGTTTGAATCCCAGGCCGTGATGCAACCCAAGCTTTTTGATAAGAGCAGCTTGGAGAAGATTCGCCCCCTAGAATTTGAGCGCCACCAAATTATGGGCTGGAGTGAAAAGTCCCTCACGGCATTAACGGAATATGCCAAATATTTGGGTGAGGGATCTGAGGTTTGTTTGGTGGTGGGTGAGCTGACCCAAGACATTCAGGCCGCCTGCGATCAAGTGGCGGAAACCTATCCTAAGGTCATCATCAATATTAAAGAAGTGAACTTGGTGGCGATCGACTTAGGCTGCTTAAAACCCTACGAATACAACAGCATTACAATTTTGGCGGGTCAGGGGGAAAACTCCGAAGAAATTGATGCCCGCACCTTAACCCTGCTCTTGGAATTGCGTCAACTCTGTCGCAACTACACGGCTAAGACCGGGAACCCCGTCACCACCGAATTAATTGCTGAAATTATCAACTCGGAAGATACGGAACTGGTGATCAAAGCAGGGGTCAAAGACTTTATTCTATCGACCCAGTTTGTATCCAAGATTTTGGCCCAGGTCTCCCAGGAACCTGAGGTCATGCAGATTTTCCAAGATATGTTTTCGGCGGAGGGTAGTGAACTATACCTCAAACCCTTTTCCCTCTATATTCCTGACGATCAGATTGTTCAGGGTGTGACCTTTGGGGATTGTGTGGCCGCAGCCCAATCCCGCAATGAACTGGCCATTGGGGTGGCGATCGCGGAAGACTTTAGTAAACCAGAGAAAAACTTTGGCATTAAGCTAGCCCCCGATCTCACCACAACCATCCATTTAACGCCTCAGGATTTGTTGATTACCCTCGCGGAAGATCAAACCTAA
- a CDS encoding slipin family protein yields the protein MPGLIGFLVLAIVSSLFSGFKVDREYQRGVIFRLGRFHKVKGPGLYWTVPLVDEKVRVDVRTKTVDIKPQETVTADSVTIKVNAVLYYRILDPDRAINRVESYEKAVYEIAMTTLRNVVGQNILDNILQNRDMVNDRVQDIVDEVTEPWGVVVERVEIKDVEIPLAMQRAMAKEAEAVREKRARIIKATAEQESAAALAEAAQSIAANPSALELRRLQMLTEIGAENNTTTLLMMPSDFMNLAQAATALLQQQTTSNLTLAQTQITTPDQDPVALEGSGLPAIVNPPPQPARAETFALLPDLTAMDDLGQETEEEWLS from the coding sequence ATGCCTGGACTCATTGGCTTTTTGGTTCTTGCGATCGTATCTAGCCTCTTTTCTGGTTTTAAAGTCGATCGGGAATATCAACGGGGCGTGATCTTTCGCCTAGGACGGTTCCATAAAGTGAAAGGGCCGGGACTCTATTGGACGGTGCCCCTGGTGGATGAGAAAGTGCGGGTGGATGTGCGGACCAAAACTGTTGATATTAAACCCCAGGAAACGGTTACCGCCGATAGTGTGACTATTAAAGTCAACGCCGTTTTATATTACCGAATTTTAGACCCCGACCGGGCTATTAACCGCGTAGAAAGCTATGAGAAAGCAGTGTATGAAATCGCCATGACCACCCTGCGCAATGTGGTGGGGCAAAATATTTTGGATAATATCCTCCAGAACCGGGATATGGTCAACGATCGCGTCCAAGATATTGTCGATGAAGTCACCGAACCCTGGGGCGTGGTGGTGGAGCGGGTGGAAATTAAGGACGTGGAAATCCCCCTCGCCATGCAGCGGGCCATGGCCAAGGAAGCGGAAGCCGTGCGGGAAAAACGGGCACGCATTATTAAAGCAACCGCTGAACAGGAATCTGCCGCCGCCCTGGCGGAAGCCGCCCAAAGTATTGCCGCCAATCCCTCGGCCTTGGAACTGCGGCGCTTGCAAATGCTGACGGAAATCGGGGCAGAAAACAACACCACAACCCTGTTAATGATGCCCTCGGACTTCATGAATTTGGCCCAAGCAGCGACAGCCTTACTGCAACAGCAAACCACCTCTAATCTAACGCTAGCCCAAACCCAAATCACAACCCCAGATCAGGATCCAGTGGCTCTTGAGGGGTCTGGGTTACCGGCGATCGTGAACCCACCCCCCCAGCCTGCCAGGGCGGAAACCTTCGCTCTTCTCCCCGATCTGACGGCAATGGATGATCTGGGGCAGGAAACGGAGGAGGAATGGCTCTCTTAA
- a CDS encoding efflux RND transporter periplasmic adaptor subunit: MRLPFIGSVNTTLALSVLVVLGVAGTAATVLVLRNQSPSQPLVDLTIAVTQTDLTVKITAGGTVVPVRSVNLSPKTSGILVALPVEQGDMVTAGQVVGVMDSRDIDAQLLQAEGNLRQAIARLEELENGSRSEDVDRAQAQAAQAQAQITEAQSRLALAQQRLQRNQALFAEGAISQDDLEASINSQEQAQSLVTQAQAGFAATVQQVRQLENGARPEAIAQAAAQVQAAQGQRLALQVQKADTIIRTPFAGLITQRYADPGAFVTPTTSASTSASATSTSIVALAQGLEVLANVPEGDIRQLYGGQLVEVLADSFPGETFAGKIRLIAPEAVKEQNVTSFQVRIELLNGQDRLKSGMNVDVSFVGDRLNNTLVVPTVAIVTQGGKAGVLVPNPRQEPVFRPITVGTTVGDQTQVIEGLTADDRVFIELPPGQSFEDIKPEVTD; the protein is encoded by the coding sequence ATGCGCCTACCGTTTATTGGTTCTGTTAATACAACCCTGGCCCTGTCTGTCCTCGTGGTTCTGGGGGTAGCAGGCACCGCCGCCACGGTCTTGGTTCTCCGGAACCAAAGCCCATCCCAACCCCTGGTCGATCTCACCATTGCCGTCACCCAAACCGATCTGACGGTCAAAATCACCGCTGGGGGAACAGTGGTGCCGGTGCGCAGTGTCAACCTGAGTCCCAAAACCTCTGGCATTCTGGTGGCCTTGCCGGTGGAACAGGGGGACATGGTGACGGCGGGCCAAGTGGTGGGGGTGATGGATAGCCGGGACATTGATGCCCAACTGCTCCAGGCGGAGGGGAACCTGCGACAGGCCATTGCCCGCCTGGAGGAACTGGAAAATGGCTCCCGATCGGAGGATGTCGATCGCGCCCAAGCCCAAGCAGCCCAAGCCCAGGCCCAAATCACCGAAGCCCAATCCCGCCTTGCCCTGGCCCAACAGCGGCTCCAGCGCAACCAAGCCCTGTTTGCGGAAGGGGCCATTAGTCAGGACGATCTGGAAGCCAGTATCAACAGCCAGGAACAGGCCCAATCCCTGGTGACCCAAGCCCAGGCAGGGTTTGCGGCCACGGTGCAACAGGTGCGCCAGTTGGAAAATGGTGCCCGACCGGAGGCGATCGCCCAAGCAGCGGCCCAGGTACAAGCGGCCCAAGGTCAGCGGCTGGCGCTCCAAGTCCAGAAGGCAGATACTATCATTCGCACCCCATTTGCAGGTCTAATTACCCAGCGTTACGCCGATCCCGGTGCTTTTGTCACTCCTACTACGTCTGCCTCTACGTCTGCATCGGCTACGTCCACGTCCATTGTCGCTTTGGCCCAGGGGCTGGAGGTGTTGGCCAATGTGCCGGAGGGGGATATTCGCCAACTCTATGGGGGGCAGTTGGTGGAGGTGTTGGCGGATAGTTTTCCGGGGGAGACGTTTGCGGGCAAAATTCGCCTCATTGCTCCAGAAGCAGTGAAGGAGCAAAATGTTACGTCGTTTCAGGTGCGTATAGAACTGCTCAATGGCCAAGATCGCCTGAAGTCGGGCATGAATGTGGATGTCAGTTTTGTGGGCGATCGCCTCAACAATACCCTAGTGGTGCCGACGGTGGCGATCGTCACCCAAGGGGGCAAGGCGGGGGTGTTGGTGCCGAATCCACGGCAGGAACCGGTGTTCCGGCCCATTACGGTGGGGACAACGGTGGGGGATCAAACCCAGGTGATCGAGGGGCTGACGGCGGACGATCGGGTGTTTATTGAGTTGCCCCCCGGTCAGTCTTTTGAGGATATCAAGCCAGAGGTAACCGATTAA